taattatcaatcaattaaaaaaacactattatagttttgtcaggaaaaaaaactaaaacgatgacaagaccgtagttcagagctcagggcaaaactgtagcTTGTAAGGATTAATGAGCGACTTTTAGTAAGCTCCTTAAcatggaaaaaaaattaaatccagtCAAGTAAtataaaaaacacttttataattttgctaaaaaaactaaaacgatagcaatactgtaatttgaactgagggcaaagttgtatttgttgacttggttaaaatcgtaatttggcaaaAGTTAAAGTGATGGCAATACGATAAATTTGAACCGGAGACAAAAGCGTAATATAACTTTGCActaaggacaaaatcgtaattttaaactggggacaaaactatatttttaatttgaacttgggcaaattcaaaattttgaactgatggcaaaatcgtaattttgaatagggggcaaaagcatagttttattttgaaccgggcaaaaacataattttaaacttaaGGAGAAATAATAATTTTTGAAAGGGGCGAAAATGCGAAATCGTCATTTTTAGTTTGGGCGaaagcaaaaatttattttgaactggggccaaaattgtagttgtaatctggggaaaaaatcataattttgaaccgagggtaaaatcgtaattttgagcaagggacaaaaacgtaattttattttgaagtgggggcgaaaacataattttattttaaattaaggacgaaatcgtaattttaaacgaatataaaacaataaaactGGTGGTCCAATAGGGGAGTGCCACCCTACTTGGTTTTTGTATATGTGGAGAATCCTTCTACTTTTACCATTGCTGCTTacactttttcaatttttctaaaaactttataaaatgtCATCTTAAGTCCCTCAAGTtttacgtgtttattttatgtacgtagttcaaatataatacgtttctATGCTTATATTTATGTACGTTGGTTGGTCTATGCATTTTTCGAAAACGAgtctggtcaaatataatacgttttcactagacggtataaattcgagttactttacgtttcgacTCCACCGCCACGCGTGGTACCATTCTTTAACGTAAAAAAACATTATTTTCTCACGTACTTATTTTTAAGTATTTTTAAGTACGTTTTGTTATAATTCCAAGTTGCTTaacattttgacgtaaattttctTGGTAATGaatcaggtcaaatataatacatttccgtgcttatttttatgtgtgTTTTCAGTTGTTCTACGACGTATTTTTTATTCGAAAACAGGTCGAGTCAAATATTTAACGGTATAACCGTATAAGTTCGCGTTGTTTTAAGATTCAACATCACCGCAACGCACGTCACGTCAAAATATTAGTTTTTAACTAAACAACAATCATTTTAATATAAACTCACATTAAGATTTGGCATACAATTGTTGCAACACGGTTATAataaaataacaataacaattaaTTAATAAATCATAATAAACTTCTAGATACAGAAAAAAGAAGTGTGAACTGAGGACCCAATtcatttaaattttaaaatatgTTATAAAATTCTCcatccaaaaaataaaaaaataaattaaatttcCACCTCCTTATAAAACCCCACAGTTTTTTAATTATTCCCATACAAAAAAACAAACAGAATTTCAAACCATTTGATATGCAACAGTTCAATTCAGACTCACAACTTCCGGTAACCTCCGGCGACCGGAAAACTGCATGCGATACTCTAACCGTCACAGATCCAGATATTCCAGACAGTACGGTCGTCGAACTTCCACCGGATTTTCCACCGGAATCCTTCTGGTTATCAAAAGACGCTGAATTCGACTGGTTTGATCGCAACGCGTTTCTAGATCGGAACGATTCAACGAAAGGAAACGCTAATTCAACGAATTTCAACCAGATTATAAACCCTAGCTATTCAATTTCAAGCTCGCAACGGTATTTAACAAAATCTAAAGCTGCGATTATCGGTTTACCTAAGCCGCAAAACACGACGTACGTTGACTCGAAGCGACGGCACTGTAAGCCGGTAAACGTACGGCTGTTTCCGTCGCGGTCGTATTCCGTTGGTAGAGGTAAAGCTCCGGCGACGGCGACGGTAACAGTGACGGAACCGTCGTCTCCGAAGGTTACGTGTATCGGAAGAGTTCGATCGAAGCGGCGCCGGAGCCGGAGGAAGTCGTCCGTACAACCTACTGAACCGGTGAAATCTGCAAGTCAACGCTCCGGCACCAGTAAAGCACACAGATCCGGTTTATTGTCTCGGATAACGGCGTTATTCCGATCTGACGGTAACCGCCGGAGAAAAAACGGAAGAAACGAGAAAAACGGGAAGTTGTTAACGGAAAAAGTTGTTGTTTCGACGGAAAATTCTGTTACGCAGAAGATATGTGTGAGTGTAAAACCGGTGGTCAGTGAACCGGTGACGCCGTCTGGACCCCCCGGTTTAGGAGGCATGATCCGGTTCGCTTCGGGGCATAGATCGGGGTATGACGTGGCAGGATGTGGTTCGTTGGAGTTTGGGGTTACGTCCAGCACGAAGGTTTGTTAAGATGACGTGGCAAGTTGGAATTTTGGTTTTAGACTTTTAGTTTTAGTTTGGTAGGTGTTATCTGTTGGTGTGGAAAAGTTGTAATTGTTGACGACGTAAATATTATTTATAGTTTTTTAAAATGAGGAATTTCTTATTGAAGAGCCTATGGTCTTACTCGGGTTAGATTATGTTATCTTAATCAGGCTTCGCTGACTTTAGGGTATACGGTGTGGTGCGGCAAAGGGAAGTGGCAAAGTGGTTTGCCGCGCGGTAACACCGCCGCCAACCCCTTTGCCGCGTCGGTTTGTTTGTCGCTCGGTGACATATTGCCGATCGGGAACATGAGAGAGTGAGGGtagtgagagagagaggggatattgtgggtggggtccattcctatctcaaccaatcacaattttttccttttttaaaaaaaaatagtttaccacttcaccaagtgtttaaaccattgccaacatttttcaccaaagtttaaacacttttgactgattgacatggcgcgctctgattggtcggttttttggtttgccacttcaaagtgtttaaccactccttacacccttagaGTTTGACTTGGACGTTCCCTTGGGACTGGGAAACCATATCGTCGACTCCCACTTGACAGCCATTGTACCACCATAAGAGTTGAACACTCTTTGGCGTAAAACACGGTGAGACGAAAATCCAGGTCCTAAAGTTTATATTTAATGGCCATTTATGATAAAAGTTAGGTTTAACATACTTTTCATCAGAAAAAAGTCTATAAAGACAGCCAATATAATTAAGATAGGAATTCATTCCATCTTTAATGATTAAATAAGAATGTAATCTGAAAAACATGTGTTAGGAACCAGTGACAGAGTTTGATTAAAAGTTTTGGGGGGCGGAAAGTTATGAaacccaatttatatattgtataaacatttaggcaaaataattgagGGGCGATTATTTATAATTTTAACGGacgaaaaataaaaaattttacatttctaaccgaaacattcgCCGAAAGGggtgggtggggggtggggggggggggcaccCCTGTGTTTCCACTAAGCTCCGTCAATATATATATCAAGTACAAGTTTGCATGTATGTACTTTTCAAGTTATATTTAATGCATCATGCATTTTTTATATGGTCTGCTTAACCATTATTCAAAACCGGGTTGGTTTAGATGATAGATTTTTATTCGAAACAATATTGACACATTGACTTAGACGATATAGTTTGTTAAACTAGCATTGTTCCGAGTAGAGTGAGTTTTGTCCAAGTCATTGCAAGTC
This genomic stretch from Helianthus annuus cultivar XRQ/B chromosome 8, HanXRQr2.0-SUNRISE, whole genome shotgun sequence harbors:
- the LOC110870297 gene encoding uncharacterized protein LOC110870297, giving the protein MQQFNSDSQLPVTSGDRKTACDTLTVTDPDIPDSTVVELPPDFPPESFWLSKDAEFDWFDRNAFLDRNDSTKGNANSTNFNQIINPSYSISSSQRYLTKSKAAIIGLPKPQNTTYVDSKRRHCKPVNVRLFPSRSYSVGRGKAPATATVTVTEPSSPKVTCIGRVRSKRRRSRRKSSVQPTEPVKSASQRSGTSKAHRSGLLSRITALFRSDGNRRRKNGRNEKNGKLLTEKVVVSTENSVTQKICVSVKPVVSEPVTPSGPPGLGGMIRFASGHRSGYDVAGCGSLEFGVTSSTKVC